One Polynucleobacter necessarius genomic window, TTATGTTCCCAATCCTACTGTAGAGGATGCGAATACACCATCAAGCTAAAGCAGCTCGGTACCTTTTTGTTTTTTTATGTTTTGCCGAAAAGTAGTACCCAACCAGTCTGTAACTTGATCGAAGCGATACCGTCTTTGACGCAAGTTGCCTTCCAGTTCCATATCAGCTCCAGCAGAAACTTTCCCTGCCGCTAGTAGAGCGCGACGTTGTTGAATCGTCTCAATTAGGATCAGTCTGGGTAGTATTTTGGGAAGTTCCCAACGAATATCGACAACTACACAATGCTCATGCTGAAGTTGCCCCACCTTAGCGAGTAAAAGCTCTGCTTTAGTAAAGTTAAATTGATTAGCAATGATGATTCGGTGGCATAGGAGCATCCATTCCTCATCAATCTTATATTCGGCATGATGACTAATTGCCATATTGGCGAACTGAGCGAGCTCATGCCAATCATTTTCTTCTGGCTTAGAGCAACTAGTAAGAATTTTGCCAAGTAATTGTGTGGCTTCACTAACGCCTTGTTGGTGAGCCTGCCAAGCCCAATAAGATGCTTGTAGACCCTTTACTTTTTCTTCGATTTTGTCGCGTTTACGCCAGAGGTTGGCGCCCTTACGATATTGTGCTTGGGGGTGACCAAGATCTGCAGCGCGATCAAAACATCGGTCACTTTCTGCGGCGCTGTACCCAGAAAATTGCGGGCGTCGATAAATCTCACCGAGAGCGAACCATGCATCTCGATCGCCATCTTTAGCTGCTAGCGAAAGCCAGTGAGCGGCTTTTTTAAGTGAAACATTTGATTTTCCGTCCTGGCTCCCATCAAATTGCGCGAGGCGCAGTCCCAAGGCCATTTTGGCAGCAGTTAACCCAAGTTCGGCAGCACGAACTAACGCATCTTCATTTTGGTCTTTTATCCAGGCATCCCAAAGAGAGGAAAGGGCTTCATTTTTGGGTTGAAGTTGAATCAGCAATTCTTTTGCTTGATGAGTAAACTCAGAATTACTTTCCGCGATTTCTTGCAGGTACTCTTTGGCAACTTTTTGAAGTCCACCGAAGTCTAAGTTGGCAAATCGTTCGTTAGAGGAAATGGACAATCCTTTTGAAAGCCAGTCAGATAATTTTGATTGAATATCCTCATTTGCTGGGTTGATGAGTAGGTGGATCAACTGCCACCGAGCCATCAGACTGGTTCTCGGCGACTCTTTTGATTCTGCTAGTGCCCAAAAATGATCCCACCCGAATTGAAATGCTGGGGAGCTAATGGTTTTGGCTAACGGAACCTCAGCAAGGCGTTTAAAAACTTCCTGAATATCTTCGTTTAGCCCTAAATTTTCTGTATCTAATTGATTTTTAAGGGATAAATATGATTTTTCTAGCCAAATTAACGCATTGGAGGGCTGAATAGGAGTCTTAAAAGCGCCTGTAAGGTAGGCTTCAGACAATTGTTGTTGCGCATATACATCACCAAAGCGTGCAGAACTAAGGATTTTTAAGAATTCGCGACTAGCCATATAACAATTTTTGCATCTAAGAGCCCAAAAAGGCACAAATCCAACGTCTTGTTGCCGAGATACAACGAAGAAAGCCAAAAAACTACCTTTTGACAAGCAAAAAGTACCCCTAAATGCTCTTGGCAGCAATCTGCCACATCAAAGGAAGGAAAATTCATAGGTCCCAGCTTTATTTGGGCATTACTTTCAATTTATGGAGATTTACAGAATGAAAAAATCGCTATTTGCTATCGCGGCCACAACAGCTATTGCTGGTGTTGCTCATGCACAGTCCAGCGTTACCGTTTACGGTATTTTGGACGTTGGTTTCTCAGACAAGTCAACGCGTACTGGTACAGCTTCATCTGGTGGCGTTAATAAGACAAACGCAAATTTGTTTACTGCGGACGCTGAGCAATCCGGCCGTTTGGGTTTCAAAGGTACTGAAGATCTTGGTGGCGGTGCTTCTGCATTCTTCACTATTGAAACAGGCTTAACACCAGCTGGTTCACAAATGTCCACTATGAATAACCGTCAATCATTTGTTGGTTTGAAAAAGAATGGCATTGGCGCTCTCTCAATCGGTACTCAGTACACTCCAATCCACAACGCGTTTGCTGCTACTGACCCTGGTCAAAACAACACAGTTGGTAACGTTGTACATCCTTCCGCTGGTACAGAAGGTTCACAGCAAGCCTCTTCATCTGCATACACCATTAGCACAACCAACACCTTGGTTGCTAGCTCTGATAAGTTTTCTGGATTCCAAGTTCAGTTGAACTACTCACAAAACATGCAAGATGCTACTCAGCGTGGTAACGCCACAACTGTTGCTACAAACGGCGGTAACATCAACTGGAACGGCTGGGGTATTGGCGCTAACTACACATGGCAAAAGCTGTATGTAACCGCTGCATATCAGGCATTCAAAAACTCTACAGATAACGCTAACCCACTAACTGCTGCTTATACAACTGTATTGAACCCAGGTACAACTGTTAGCCAAACAACTTTGACTAATGTTTCTGATAATCAAGTTTACGTTGGCGCAACTTATGACTTCGGTATTTTGAAGGCTTATGCTAACTACATTAACCGTAAAGTTACAAGCAACCTCAACTCTAACAACTACTACAGCCGTACTGCTCAGCAGATTGGTGTTCGTAGCTACATCACTCCAACAATCGAATCATGGGCTTCTATCGGTAACGGTCGAGCCAACGTATTTGGTAACGGCGAGCCAGCTGTTAACTTCGATGCATGGCAGCTTGGTAGCAACTACTGGTTGAGCAAGCGTACTAACTTGTACGGTATCTATGGCCAAACATTAACTTCCTCTGGAAGTTCTTCTGTATTGGGTTACAATACTTCGGCAGCTGCTAGCCAGTTTGCTTTGGGTGTACGCCATACATTCTAATAATTTGCTAGCTATGCTAGTTTAGTTTTAGATTGTTGTAACTGAAGTAACGTTAAACCCACTGTGGCAACGCAGTGGGTTTATTCTTTGTAAACCCAAAATTCCCTTTAAAGACTATGAATGATGACCCGTTATTGACTCAAAACCAGAGACAATTGGCTCATGATATTTTTTTAAGAGGATTAGCAGAACATCAAGCAGGACAATTGTCGGGGGCGCAAGATTTATACCGAGAAGCATTACGCTATGACTCATTGCATGCCGAGGCAATTCACCACCTTGGAGGTGTCGAAGTCCAATACTCCAATTATGAGAATGCTCTAAAGCTCATTACTGAATCCATACAGATCAACCCCTCCAATGGGGTCGCTTTAAAGAACCGAGGCTTGGGCCAAGCAATATTTGGATGACTTTATCGGAGCACTTAGCGACTTTTTAGAGGCTAAAAAATTTTCACCGAATGATCCAGAGTTGGATTACAACTGTGGAAGTGCTTACTTAGGTCTGCATGAATATGAAAAAGCGCTTCAATATTTTGAGGGGCTAATTAATCGAGGGCATGTCAATGCGTTGATCTTGAATGATCAGGCAAATGCCTTCCACGAATGTGGAAAAACTCAGGACGCACTCGCATCGTATGATCAAGCGATTACTCTGGATCCGTATTATCCGGATGCTCACTACAACAAAGCGCTACTGTTGCAATCTGAGAATCGGCTGGAAGAAGCGTGTGTTGAGCTTCAGAAAACCGTTGATATTGATCCCTGCAATAAACAGGCCCTGAATAATCTTGGAATTATCCATGAAAAAATTTATGACTTTCCAAGCGCCTTAGAGGTGCTGAAGAGGGCGGTTGAGATTGATCCAGATTATGTAGAAGCACATGCAAATTTGGGAAATATCTATTCATCATTAAAGCAAATGGATCTAGCTATCCAATGTTATGACAAGGCGATATCTTTGAAAAATGGTCTGTCACAATTCTATAACAATCGAGCAAACGCGTTGGGTGAACTGGATGGGTTGGAAGAGGCATTGGAGGATTATGAGACCGCTATAAAGCTCAATCCCGATTATGTAGATGCTTATAGCAATAAGGCGTTAACGTTGTATGAAATGAAGAAGCCTAAAGAAGCGCTTGAAACTTACCAGTAAGCGCTTCAGCTAAAACCAAATTATGAATATCTTTTTGGTTTGCGTATGCATACTAAGATGATTATCTGCGAATGGGAAAATTATGAGCAGGAGCTTGCAGAATTATTTGAACGAATTGATGCAGGAGAAAAAGCTACTACCCCATTTCCGTTATTGGCATTGACCGATTTGTGTGAAATACAAAAGAGAGCAACAGAGCTGTATACGGGAGATAAATATCCCTCAAGTAGCTTATTAGGCGCTATTCAGAAATCTGCGCGAAAAGGAGTAATTACTGTAGGATATTTTTTGGTGATTTTCGGTCACATGCGATTGCCATTTTGATGGCTGGTGTATTGGAGAATCACGATAAAACTAAATTTAAGCTAATTGCATTTTCATTTTCGCCTGGATCTCGGGATCCTATAAGACAGAGGGTGGAGGATGCCTTTGACGAATTTATCGACATTAGCAATATGAGTGATGAAGAGGTTGCGCGATTGGCCCGAGAAAAAAATATTGACGTGGCGGTGGATTTAACGGGGTATACGCACTTAAATCGAACGCTGATCTTCGCCTACCGCGCCGCTCCCATTCAAGTTAACTATCTGGGTTTCCCAGGAACAATGGGCGCTCAATATATGGATTATTTGATTGCGGACCCAACCGTGATCCCGCAAGACAGTCAAGCGTACTACACGGAAAAAATTGCTTACCTGCCGCATTGTTATCAGGCAAACGACTCCAAGCGCGTGATTTCTGAAAAAATCTTTAGTCGCTCAGAGTTGGGCTTGCCAGAAAATGCATTTGTATTTTGCTATTTTAATAATAATTACAAGATTACGCCGGATATCTTCTCGATCTGGATGCGCATCTTGCAGGCAGTCCATGATAGTGTTTTATGGTTGATTGAGGATAACCTGGTAGCCGCCAAGAATCTGAAGGCGGAAACCCAAAAAAGAGGCGCATCGGCAGATCGCATTATTTTTGCTCCCCGTATGCAGCCTGCCGATCATTTAGCCCGTCACCGCGCTACCAATTTATCTTTAGATACGCTGCCGTATAACGCACACACAACGGCTAGTGATGCCCTTTGGGCAGGCTTGCCGGTCTTAACGCGCTTGGTACAACCTTCCCAGGAAGGGTGGCTGCAAGCCTGCTCAAAGCAGTTGGTTTGCCTGGGCTGATTACAAATTCAGCGCAGGAGTATGAGGCAATGGCGATGGATTTAGCGACCGATCCTGAAAAACTCCAAGCAATCAAGCAAAAGTTGGCGGAGCACCGCCTAACAGAACCTTTGTTTAATACCGAGAAATTTGCCAGAGATATCGAAAATCTTTATACGCAAATGTATGAGCGCTATCAGAACAATTTAGGGGTCGATAGTATTCGGGTGGTTTGAGGGGTAAGGAAATTTGTATGCTCTATTTAACAAAATAGAGCCACGGTTCTGCCTTTGAATCTTTAGCTTGGCCGACTACTTTTTGAGGCTATCGCGAATTTCGCGTAAAAGCGTTATGCCCTCTGGCGTGGGGGTGCGGGTGGCGCATCTAAAACCCGAATTTTATTTACCACTTTTACCATTTGAAAAATAACAAAAGCCAAAAGAATAAAGTTAATTGATATGGTGATGAAGTTCCCGTAAGCGAAAATCGGCACACCCGCCTTCTTAAGGGCATCAAAGGTCCTTGGAGCCCCATCTGGGATATGCCCCAAAACGATAAAGAGGTTTGTAAAGTCAATATGCCCACCCAATAACGTCGAAATAATGGGCATAACGATGTCATTTACGAGGGAATTAACGATTTTTCCAAAAGCACCGCCAATAATGACCCCGACCGCCAGGTCTATAACGTTGCCCTTGACCGCAAAATCTCTAAATTCCTGCAAAATGCCCATATTTGCTCCCTTTTTTATCCAAATAGTGATTAACCCGAGATTAACCCCATAACTTTCTTGCTTACCCCACTTTTTACTTTAAAATCCTACCTTTAAGCAATTTCCACCCATAAATACCCTTTCTAGGAATTTTGTAAATGTGTGATAAGCCCTGTATGGACAAGGATCGCCGTAATTGGCTAATCGCCACATCCGCTGTTGGCGGTGTAGGCGCAGCAGCAGCACTTTATCCCTTCGTTGATAGTTTTGAGCCATCCGAGCGTGCTAAGGCGGCTGGTGCAGCGGTTGAGATCGACATTACTGGTATGCAGCCAGATGAGATGAGAACCGTAGAATGGCGCGGCAAGCCTGTATGGGTCATTCGTCGTACTCCCGAGCAAGTTGCCGAACTCTCCAAGCTTGATGGCGAGTTGGCAGACCCGAATTCATTGCGCGATCCTGCGCAATTTACTCCACCTTATGCACAGAACCAATGGCGCTCCATTAAGCCAGAGTACTTAGTGGTGGTGGGTATTTGTACCCACCTTGGATGTTCTCCTACCGCTAAGTTTGAAGCTGGTCCTCAGCCTTCATTGCCAAATACTTGGCCAGGTGGTTTCCTTTGCCCATGTCACGGCTCGACATTTGATATGGCAGGTCGTGTCTATAAAAATAAACCAGCCCCAGACAATCTTGGCGTGCCTCCGCACATGTACTTAAGCGACACCAAGATTTTGGTTGGCGAAGATAAGAAAGCCTGAGGAGAAATAAATGGCATTTCAAGAAAAACAAGTTCCAGCGAATGCTCCCGTGGCACAGAAAGTCTTGGCCTGGGTTGATTCACGCTTTCCGCTGACCTCTACCATTAAAGGTCATCTCACAGAATATTACGCACCCAAAAACCTCAATTTTTGGTATTTCTTTGGATCCTTAGCAATCGTTGTGTTAGCTCTGCAAATCATCACCGGTATCTTTTTGGTGATGAACTACAAGCCAGATGCTGCAAAAGCATTTGAGTCGGTTGAATACATCATGCGTGAAGTTCCATGGGGCTGGTTAATTCGTTACCTCCACTCCACGGGTGCCTCCATGTTCTTTGTAGTGGTTTATCTGCACATGTTCCGCGGTTTGATTTATGGCTCATATCGCAAGCCACGTGAACTGATTTGGATCTTTGGTTGCGCGATTTTCCTGTGCCTAATGGGTGAAGCTTTCTTTGGTTATTTGCTCCCATGGGGTCAAATGTCTTATTGGGGTGCTCAAGTTATCGTGAACTTGTTCTCCGCCATTCCTTTTATTGGCCCAGATCTCTCTTTGTGGTTGCGTGGGGATTATGTGGTTGGCGATGCCACCCTCAATCGTTTTTTTGCTTTCCACGTCATTGCGATTCCATTGGTATTAATTGGTTTAGTGGCTGCCCACATCATCGCTTTGCATGAGGTGGGATCCAATAACCCTGATGGCGTTGAAATAAAAGAAGCTCTTGATGCGAACGGCAAACCTGTTGATGGTATCCCGTTCCACCCTTACTACACGGTTCATGACGTGTTTGGTCTAGGTGTTTTCTTAATGATTTTTGTGTGCATTGTGTTCTTTGCGCCAGAGATGGGGGGTTACTTCCTCGAGGCAAATAACTTTATTCCCGCAAACCCATTGCAAACGCCCCCACACATTGCACCCGTTTGGTATTTCACGCCGTTCTACTCAATGTTGCGTGCCACAACCTCTAACTTCCTATTGCCACTGTGGATTTTCTTGGCAGTTATTTTGGCTATGTTTGCAAAGTCATCAAGCGATAAAAAGGTAAAAGGTGCATGTGTTGCTATTGCACTAGTGTTGGCCGGCGGCTTTTATTTGTTTGATGCGAAATTCTGGGGTGTGGTGATCATGGGTGGTTCAGTGGTGATCATGTTCTTTTTGCCATGGCTCGATCATTCTCCAGTGAAATCTATTCGCTATCGCCCACAGCTTCATAAATACATTCATGGCGTGTTTGTGGTGAGCTTTGTAATCCTAGGTTACTTGGGGATCCAGCCACCATCGCCTGTATTTGAAAAGATCTCTCAGGTCTGCACGATTTACTACTTGGGCTTTTTCTTGGCAATGCCGTTTTGGAGCAGGCTTGGTACATTCAAGTCCGTCCCAACACGCGTTACTTTTGAGTCCCATTAATCGAGAACTGAGAAAGAATTAGGAACTAGTATGAAACGAATTCTTCAAACTTTGATGGGCGCATTCCAAGCTACTGCAGTGGTAGTTGCCCTTGGCCTAGGCGCAACAGCCCAAGCAAATGAGGGCGGTTTCCCATTGGAAACTGCTCCCAATCGCGTTAGCAGCAACGCCTCTTTGCAAAATGGCGCGAAATTATTTGTTAACTATTGCTTAAATTGTCACGCTGTTTCCAGTATGCGTTACAACCGTCTACGCGATATTGGGTTAACCGATCAACAAATCAAAGATAACCTTATTTTGACTGATGCTAAGGTTGGTGATTTGATGACAATTTCCATGACGCCAAAAGAAGGCAAAGTCTTTTTTGGAAACAATCCACCTGATTTATCGGTGGAAGCACGTGCGCGTGGAACAGATTGGTTGTATACCTATCTTCGCACTTTCTACAAAGACGACACCACCCAAACTGGTTGGAATAATTTAGTGTATCCTAGTGTTGGTATGCCGCATGTGCTTTGGCAGCTTCAGGGTGAGCGCGCCGCCAAGTTTGAGGAGCGCAAAGATCCACATGATGACAGTAGAGTAGAAAAAGTATTTGTTGGTTTTGAGCAGCTAACCCCTGGCACGATGAAGCCTCAAGAATATGACGATAATATCGCCGACCTTGTTGCGTTTATGTCCTGGATGGCAGAGCCAGTTCAGCTTGAGCGTAAGCGTCTTGGCGTTGTTGTTCTCCTGTTCTTGGCAATCTTTACCCTTTTGGCATGGCGTTTAAATAAGGCCTACTGGAAAGATATTCATTGATGCTGGATTGGGGCCCCTTTGGGCTTCAATCCATATCTTTTAAATTACGTATTGTTGTACTGCAGTTGAAATTTAAGGAAATAAATTTATGATGGTGTTGTATTCTGGCACGAATTGCCCATTCTCGCAACGCTGCCGTTTAGAGCTTTTCGAAAAAGGCATGGATTTTGAAATCCGCGATGTTGACTTGTTCAATAAGCCAGAAGATATTTCGGTTATGAATCCTTATGGCCAGGTACCCATCTTGGTTGAGCGTGATCTCATTTTGTATGAATCGAACATTATTAATGAATACATTGATGAGCGTTTTCCTCACCCTCAATTGATGCCGCCAGATCCCGTTGCTCGCGCTCGTGCCCGCCTATTTTTATTCAACTTTGAAAAAGAGCTGTTTGTTCACGTTGCTGCTCTCGAGAATGAAAAAGGCAAAGCCGCTGAGAAGACACATGAAAAAGCCCGCTTAGCCATTCGTGACAGCTTAACGCGGCTAGCCCCCATTTTTGTTAAGAACAAATACATGCTGGGCGATGAGTATTCTATGCTGGACGTGGCGATTGCACCGTTGCTATGGCGCCTTGAGCACTATGGCATTGATCTCTCTCGTAACGCTGTAGCGCTCTTAAAGTATGCTGAGCGTATCTTTAGCAGACCGGCTTATATTGAAGCTTTAACGCCCTCCGAAAAGGTCATGCGTCGCTAAAAGTGGCGCTGCCCAGTCAGTATGTTTGACATACCTAGCAATAAACCATATTTAATCCGTGCCCTACATCAGTGGTGCACGGATTTTGGTTTTACGCCTTTTATCGCAGTATTTGTTGATGAAAGGGTTGAGGTTCCCCTGGAGTGCGTAAAAAATAACGAAATTGTTTTAAACCTGTCTACTGAAGCATGTCATCAATTGCAAATTGAGAATGACTGGATTAGTTTTCAAGCAAGATTCGGGAGCATCCCTAAGAAGATTAGGGTTCCAATAAGTCATATCCTAGCTATTTATGCGAGAGAAAATGGTCAGGGTATGTCGTTTCCATATGATCCTCTACAGGCTAGAGGGCTACTCGGGAAGGATGCACCCAAAGGGGTTGATGAAAAGCCTAAGCCCCCTAGACCCTCCTTGAGAGTTGTGAAATAGGCTAAAATACAAATGTTGCCCCTTTAGCTCATCTGGTAGAGCAACTGATTTGTAATCAGTGGGTGGTCTGTTCGAGTCGGACAAGGGGCACCAGATCTACGGCCATCCAAGTTCTTGGAGGGCTTTTTAACTCAAAGATTGAGATTAATTCTCCTGGTTTCAAAGACACACAAAAAGTAAATAATTGCAGCGCTTGCCAAAAAAGAGATTTTGTACCAAAGTCCAGGCAAGCTATTGCCACAAATTTGATTTAACCAAGCCACAATCAGGGGGCATCCCACCAACCCATCCAGCTGCGAGATTGTGTGGAAGTGTGGCAGCGCTATTCCTATTTTTTGCGGGAAATAATTCTGCAAGAAGTGCTGTTTGAGGTCCAACTGCTAGCCCTAGTGAGGGGGCAAGAAGAAACAAGATAAGTCCAATGCCAAGCAATGCACTGTTTGATGCTGAATTTAAATAAGCGTTACCCAATATCTGTAGTAGTTCGTACGCAAGCTGAATACATAGGGCCCCAAGAATAATCCCACTCAAGATTGTCGGTTTTCGGCCAATTCGATTCGAAAGCCATCTTCCTAAAACTATTAGAGGACAAAGAGCTAGGGTTGAGAAAATACTCAAATTATCTACTAAGGCAGCATTGAGTCCTACGGAAGTTTTTAAGAAGATCGCTGTATATACCTGAACGCAGAAAAACAGAATTGCACCACTTGAAGAGATGCAAAAAATAATAGAAACATTCTTTTGCGAATTTCAGGATCCTTGAAATTGTTTAGAAGTTGCGATTCATTTTTTTGCTCTTGCTTTGCGAGTTCCAAAAACACGGGAGTTTCTTCTAGTGACCGTCGCAAATACACAGCAATCATAAGAAGGATCAGTGAAGCCCAGAATGGTACCCGCCAGCCCCAATCCTGAAACTGTGATTGCGAAAGCCATTTTTGAAGAATGGCAATTTGTAATGTAGAAGCCAATATACCCAGAGGGCCCATGAGTTGCAGGAAGCTTGTTTTAAAACCTCGATGCCGATTGCCAGCATGCTCCGTGAGGTAGATGGCACTTCCGCCGATTTCGCCGCCGGCAGATAAGCCCTGAAGAATGCGTAAAACAACTAAAAAAATGGGTGCCCAAATACCAATTTCTGCATAAGTTGGTAAAAATCCTACGCAAACCGTTGCGAAACCCATGATGGCAATCGTGATCATGAAGACAGGTTTACGGCCAATACGATCACCCAAGGAGCCAAACAAGGCTGATCCCATGGGTTCTGACCACCATGCCAATACCAAAAGTCGCTAAGCTTGCTAATAGCTCTGCATTTGGATCGTTTGTTGGAGAAAAGAGCGGACCAAGAACTACTGCAAGCGTAGCGAATGTGAGAAAGTCATACCACTCTAAAAAAAGTCCCAAAACAAGCTGCTATGGCTACTTTTTTGTAATGACGCCCACTTGTATTTGAGTCGTTCAATTTATTCAGAATCAGATGAGGATTCTATTAGAGGGGGGGATAAATTTTTGGAGGGTTTAACGCCAAGTTCTCGCACTTTTTCTGCGGCTCGAATTAAATTACCTTTTCCAGTTTTGAGTTTATTAAAGGCATCGTGATAGCTTGTTTGTGCTTGGTCTAAGCGTTGCCCCAATTTTTCAAGATCATCTACAAAGCCAACAAACTTATCGTATAGGTTGCCGCATTGCTTCGCGATTTCAAGCGCATTACGGTTTTGGTGATCTTGCCTCCAAAGATGTGCAACAGTTCTGAGAGTTGCCATCAGGGTACTTGGGCACACAAGCACAATATTTTTGGCTAATGCCTCTTGATATAAGTTTGGAGTAGTCTTTAAGGCCAGCAAGAAAGCAGGCTCTATTGGTATAAACATGAGGACAAAATCTACTGATCCAGCGCCATATAGTGTGCTGTAGTTTTTGCCTGAAAGCCCTTGAATATGTTGTCGCAAAGATTGAATATGGGCCGCTAATTCAAGTTCGCCAACTTTTGCATCAGAAGCTTCAGTGTGTCTTGCATACGCAGTAATAGAGACTTTACTGTCAATAACTAAGCTTCTACCCTCGGGTAGCTTGACCACAACATCAGGTTGAAGGCGCGAGCCATCGCTTTGTGTATGGCTATCCTGAACAATGTACTCCTCGCCTTTGCGAAGTCCCGAAGACTCGAGAATAGACTCGAGAACCAATTCTCCCCAATTTCCTTGGACCTTGGAGTCGCCCTTAAGCGCTTGGGTTAGAGAGCGAGTCTCATCAGACATTTTGATGTTGAGATTGGCCAGGCGCTCAATTTCATTTTTGAGCGCGTGCCGCTCGCTAGCTTCATTGTTATAAGAGTTATTAACCTGCTCCTTAAACTCTGAGAGCTTGGTTTGTAGGGGTTTTAAAAGAACATCAAGGTTAGCTGCGTTTTGTTCGGTAAATCGTTTTGATTTATCTTCAAAAATCTCGTTGGCTAGATTTTTAAATTGGCTAGTTAATACTTCCTTGGCTTCGTTCAGCGCTTCAATACGGCTTAATGCCTGTTTACGCTCAGCTTCAAGTTCCGTTTCTAATCTAATAGCATTTTGTATGGCTTGATCACGTTCATTTCTCAGGCTTGCTGTCAAAACACTTTCTGACTGAAGTAGGTTCTCGGCGCGCGCGAGGCTAGAACGTAAATTGAGGGCGTAAACCAAAAGGCCCGCACATAATCCTAGCGGTAGGCCAAATAGAATGAGATTGCCGAGATCAAAATTCACTGAGCGTAGGGCGATTAGCCCTTAATTAATTTCTGAAGCTCCCCCGACTGATACATTTCAGTCATGATGTCAGAGCCACCTATGAATTCTCCATTCACGTAGAGTTGTGGAATGGTCGGCCAGTTAGCATACTCTTTGATTCCCTGGCGGATAGCTGGATCCTCCAAGACGTTCACGGTATGAAGTTTTTCTACACCGCTCGCACGAAGAATATTCACAGCATTTCCCGAGAATCCGCACTGTGGAAATTGCGCAGTACCTTTCATGAATAGCACAACGAGATGGCTGGTAACGATTTCTTTAATTTGATCTTGGGTGTCCATAAATTCTCTCTAAGTAAGACATTAACGCATTAAAAATGGCTAGAAACCACCGACAAATCAATTTTAAGACTTAATTTAGAAAATGGTAACGGCGGTCCTATTTTCGGGCGGATATCACTCGGTGATGACCTGCTAAATCTTGATGAATATGAATATCGGTAAA contains:
- a CDS encoding tetratricopeptide repeat protein, coding for MASREFLKILSSARFGDVYAQQQLSEAYLTGAFKTPIQPSNALIWLEKSYLSLKNQLDTENLGLNEDIQEVFKRLAEVPLAKTISSPAFQFGWDHFWALAESKESPRTSLMARWQLIHLLINPANEDIQSKLSDWLSKGLSISSNERFANLDFGGLQKVAKEYLQEIAESNSEFTHQAKELLIQLQPKNEALSSLWDAWIKDQNEDALVRAAELGLTAAKMALGLRLAQFDGSQDGKSNVSLKKAAHWLSLAAKDGDRDAWFALGEIYRRPQFSGYSAAESDRCFDRAADLGHPQAQYRKGANLWRKRDKIEEKVKGLQASYWAWQAHQQGVSEATQLLGKILTSCSKPEENDWHELAQFANMAISHHAEYKIDEEWMLLCHRIIIANQFNFTKAELLLAKVGQLQHEHCVVVDIRWELPKILPRLILIETIQQRRALLAAGKVSAGADMELEGNLRQRRYRFDQVTDWLGTTFRQNIKKQKGTELL
- a CDS encoding porin, producing MKKSLFAIAATTAIAGVAHAQSSVTVYGILDVGFSDKSTRTGTASSGGVNKTNANLFTADAEQSGRLGFKGTEDLGGGASAFFTIETGLTPAGSQMSTMNNRQSFVGLKKNGIGALSIGTQYTPIHNAFAATDPGQNNTVGNVVHPSAGTEGSQQASSSAYTISTTNTLVASSDKFSGFQVQLNYSQNMQDATQRGNATTVATNGGNINWNGWGIGANYTWQKLYVTAAYQAFKNSTDNANPLTAAYTTVLNPGTTVSQTTLTNVSDNQVYVGATYDFGILKAYANYINRKVTSNLNSNNYYSRTAQQIGVRSYITPTIESWASIGNGRANVFGNGEPAVNFDAWQLGSNYWLSKRTNLYGIYGQTLTSSGSSSVLGYNTSAAASQFALGVRHTF
- a CDS encoding tetratricopeptide repeat protein, which gives rise to MDDFIGALSDFLEAKKFSPNDPELDYNCGSAYLGLHEYEKALQYFEGLINRGHVNALILNDQANAFHECGKTQDALASYDQAITLDPYYPDAHYNKALLLQSENRLEEACVELQKTVDIDPCNKQALNNLGIIHEKIYDFPSALEVLKRAVEIDPDYVEAHANLGNIYSSLKQMDLAIQCYDKAISLKNGLSQFYNNRANALGELDGLEEALEDYETAIKLNPDYVDAYSNKALTLYEMKKPKEALETYQ
- the petA gene encoding ubiquinol-cytochrome c reductase iron-sulfur subunit; this encodes MCDKPCMDKDRRNWLIATSAVGGVGAAAALYPFVDSFEPSERAKAAGAAVEIDITGMQPDEMRTVEWRGKPVWVIRRTPEQVAELSKLDGELADPNSLRDPAQFTPPYAQNQWRSIKPEYLVVVGICTHLGCSPTAKFEAGPQPSLPNTWPGGFLCPCHGSTFDMAGRVYKNKPAPDNLGVPPHMYLSDTKILVGEDKKA
- a CDS encoding cytochrome b — encoded protein: MAFQEKQVPANAPVAQKVLAWVDSRFPLTSTIKGHLTEYYAPKNLNFWYFFGSLAIVVLALQIITGIFLVMNYKPDAAKAFESVEYIMREVPWGWLIRYLHSTGASMFFVVVYLHMFRGLIYGSYRKPRELIWIFGCAIFLCLMGEAFFGYLLPWGQMSYWGAQVIVNLFSAIPFIGPDLSLWLRGDYVVGDATLNRFFAFHVIAIPLVLIGLVAAHIIALHEVGSNNPDGVEIKEALDANGKPVDGIPFHPYYTVHDVFGLGVFLMIFVCIVFFAPEMGGYFLEANNFIPANPLQTPPHIAPVWYFTPFYSMLRATTSNFLLPLWIFLAVILAMFAKSSSDKKVKGACVAIALVLAGGFYLFDAKFWGVVIMGGSVVIMFFLPWLDHSPVKSIRYRPQLHKYIHGVFVVSFVILGYLGIQPPSPVFEKISQVCTIYYLGFFLAMPFWSRLGTFKSVPTRVTFESH
- a CDS encoding cytochrome c1, which gives rise to MKRILQTLMGAFQATAVVVALGLGATAQANEGGFPLETAPNRVSSNASLQNGAKLFVNYCLNCHAVSSMRYNRLRDIGLTDQQIKDNLILTDAKVGDLMTISMTPKEGKVFFGNNPPDLSVEARARGTDWLYTYLRTFYKDDTTQTGWNNLVYPSVGMPHVLWQLQGERAAKFEERKDPHDDSRVEKVFVGFEQLTPGTMKPQEYDDNIADLVAFMSWMAEPVQLERKRLGVVVLLFLAIFTLLAWRLNKAYWKDIH
- a CDS encoding glutathione S-transferase N-terminal domain-containing protein, with translation MMVLYSGTNCPFSQRCRLELFEKGMDFEIRDVDLFNKPEDISVMNPYGQVPILVERDLILYESNIINEYIDERFPHPQLMPPDPVARARARLFLFNFEKELFVHVAALENEKGKAAEKTHEKARLAIRDSLTRLAPIFVKNKYMLGDEYSMLDVAIAPLLWRLEHYGIDLSRNAVALLKYAERIFSRPAYIEALTPSEKVMRR
- a CDS encoding ClpXP protease specificity-enhancing factor, producing MFDIPSNKPYLIRALHQWCTDFGFTPFIAVFVDERVEVPLECVKNNEIVLNLSTEACHQLQIENDWISFQARFGSIPKKIRVPISHILAIYARENGQGMSFPYDPLQARGLLGKDAPKGVDEKPKPPRPSLRVVK